In Armatimonadota bacterium, the sequence CCTCATCGACCTCCTGTGCCACCTCTGCGGGCGCGCGGCCGGCGAAAATCACCTCGTCGATCCCACCGACCAGGCATCCGGAGAACCGCGCGCGGGCTTCGCGCAGAGACGGAGGCGTACGCCGGTCGTGCCAGTTGATCGCGTGGACGGGATACGCGCTCAGCAGGTCGAAGTAGACGCCCTCTCCGTGCGCGTGCAGGATCACGATGTCGGACGATGAGGCGGCGTCGAGGACGCGCAGGTCATACGGACGTCCGAACTCTTCGTACTCCTCTTCTGTGACTCCGCCCCGACAGGCCATC encodes:
- a CDS encoding uroporphyrinogen decarboxylase family protein; amino-acid sequence: MACRGGVTEEEYEEFGRPYDLRVLDAASSSDIVILHAHGEGVYFDLLSAYPVHAINWHDRRTPPSLREARARFSGCLVGGIDEVIFAGRAPAEVAQEVDEAIAQTGGTGHIVSAGCVVPIDAPEANIEAALSAARRV